The sequence cgtgtttcATGTATGTCCTGAGTGCACCCGCCTGTCGTGGCCGTTCcaagtgcagcggcagatgcACGCTGCCTGCGTGCACACCCTCTCACAGAGGGAGACACCGTGAGAAGCAGGCAGGCGCAAAGCTGGGCAAGGAGcactggcacacacacacacgcacacacacgtgcgcataCAAGCAAGCGAAGAAGACGAAAAATGAAAAGCGCCACCGACATTTTTCAAAGGTCAGGCTCCACGAGGCAGcgctctgtttttttttttttgcttgctCGCATCGACAAGTCGACTGGAGAacgcggaggagagggaaggagggttCGGAATCGCTCGAAGTGCTGGGGAAGCGAAGAGAGGCAGTGAAGAACTGAGAAGGGGGCGAGAGACCGAGCGGGCGTATGCAGAAAATGCCGGGGCTGAAGGGTTGTGGACGCTGAAGCAAGCATGGCAGACCTATCtaagcagcaacaacaacgatgCCGGCACGAACTCGGCTGTGTCCCGCTCCTGCGTGAGCCTGTGCGTCTGattgcttgtgtgcgtgtgttcaGGGAGGAAAGGGCAGAGAGCTTTCCGTCTCCCGCTGCCTAAGCTATGCGTGCGCGGGCACCTCAAAAAGAAAATAGACAGAGGTTGAAGATGAAAAACGCGCAGTTGCGTGTGtcgcgacgtcgccgtcatcTCGActgacgcacgcgtgcaagAGTCCGCCAGCGGGTGCACGGAGGGAGAAGCCTATTCGAACGGTGCCTTCTTcgttctttttctttgcatGTACTTTCTCTCGCCGATAGTCCCCGGCCCTCCTCTGCGGATGTGCGCGTCCATCTTCGCGTTTTCACTGGCGGTGGTTACTCCACTCGAGAtcgagagagacagagacagagtcGGGGAGACGACATGAAAAAAAGAGCGGGATGCGCGAACGAAAATCGGAGGTGGTAGAGAGACGGCGTAAGAAAGAGCGGCAGATCTACGACAAGTTCAGCGCTTTTaaacaccccccccccctttacagccacacaggcacacatacacattGTGGCAAATATGCTAGACATCCACGTTCACACGCGCCGAAAGGGCGAGGGACGACGTGGCATGTGCGCGACGTCGGGATAGCAGCACGGGTTGTCATGCACCCCCCAGCCCCGATTCTCTCTGCACGACCGAGAGAGAAACGTGCCGTGCGGGAGGGATCCCTGGAGtgctttctccctctcgctctgaGGATCTACAGCGCcacaggggaggggggcaaaGCATCGGCAGTGAAAGTGTCCGCGTTTTCTGTTGGAGCGCTTCGCGCTCTTCTCACGATGTGTCTGtcttcgtgtgcgtgtgtgtgtgtttgcgggTGGCGCTGttatacacacgcacacgcgcacaaacacacatgcacCTTTCCCTCGAATCCTctagagcgagagaaagtgGACTgaaaggcagagagacacGACCAAGAAGCAAAAGAAACACGAACTCGAAGACTGCACGACGCATTGATGATCGCGCGGTGGCCTGCATCCCTcactccttctccccctccccctccctccctccaagaaacgcgcacccacgcccacacacacacacacatacgtgcAATCCACGCGCACGCTAGTGATTGCAGTACGGTGGCTGCAAACGTTGCGCTCGTTTCCGGGGGAGGGTGTGGGGAAGAGGGTGGTTGCATGTTCACGCCTGCGGACATGTAGACATGGTTGCTTACATAAACGAAAAGTATGCATAAAAAAATAGAACCGAAATCACCTCGCGCACCCCTCAGCCTCTCCCCCGCGTCACATGCACTCGGACGGAGGCCGAGGAAAGGAGCCGGCgaacgggggggggaggggggcaggggGCAGGCGTTTCCACCACACCTTAATTTTGGCGCTTGTAAGTCTTGCTCCAAAGCACCTTCACGCTAGCCGCGAAGGCGGTATtctgcgcctccagcgcagcgATGAGCTGCTCGATCTCCGCCACAACGGCCTTCTCGTACTCCTCGAAGCGGGCGAGCAGGTTCTGCTCGGTGTAAAGCTGCTTGATAACTGCGACCTTGGCCGGATCGGTGGAACCGTAGTTAGCCTTGAACTCCGCGACCTTCTCGGCCGGAGCGGTCGCCAGGAAGGTGACGGCGAGCCACGAGCACTTGGCGTCTTCAATGTCGGTGCCGATTTTTCCAAGCTTCTCGGGCGGAGTGAAGCAGTCCATCACGTCGTCCTGCACCTGAAAGTACTCGCCCATCACCATGGCCACCTTGTGCGTCGCCTCCTTGTCCACTTTCTCCACTGTCCCGCTCACCAGCAGGCCcatcaccagcggcagccagTAGGTGTAGTAGGCGGTCTTGTACACAACGATGCGGCGGTGGTTGAAGGGTGTGTACTCGATGTAGTCGGTCGTGTTGGCGTGCGCCACGTTGGCGTCCAGCTTCGCTGAGTCTACCATCGACGTGACGTCGTACAGCTGACCAATCGTGGTAGTGAGATCGACGTCGTGGAAaacgcgcagcacctcggcgAGGAACGGGCGGTCGGCGAAGTAGTGCAGCGCCATCTGCGTCGCCCAGGCCAGCAGAATGAGACCGTCATTGATGGCCACCTGCGTGGTCACGCCGGGGTGCAAGTACCAGCACGGCTTGCCGCGGCGAGTCTTGCTGTGGTCCATGATGTCGTCCTCCACAAGGAAATGGGCCTGCAGCATCTCGATCATccagccgcacacacacgcgtcgTGCAGAACGCGCTCCATCGCAGCTGCATCCATCTTCGTATCcttcgccatcgcctccgccacgTCCACGACACAGAGGCCGCGGTTGTACTTGCCGCCGAGGCACGTAGTGTCCATCATAGACTTTAGGTAGCCCTTGCGGTGGACATCCATTTCGAAGCGCTTCTCCGCATCGCCGAGTAGGAACTCCTGAACCTCCTCGTACACCTTCTGGAAGCGTTCCATGTGCGCCATGATGGCCGAATATGATGCCGCTCGTTGCGTCTAATCTTGTTTGATCTGAGAAGAGCGCGACTCAAACAGCCGATAGCGATGGGgagtaaaaaaaaaaaaaaaaaacacggcCTCAACTTTAGAAAAGATATTGACGCCCAAAGATGTAGTTGACGGGAAGATAGCTTACTATGCCGcgtgagagcgagagggagggagggagggagggagggagggagggagggagggagggagggagggagggagggagggagggaggcacaccggtgtgtgtgtgtgtgtgtgaggggggggggggcagtgCAAAGGTTGACGGATGATGCAGTGGGTATGgcaagaaaggaaaagggggagagaatacaggagaggagggcaggTGATAGTGGAGCTGAGTGAAATGTGAAGTAGGAGCGCGTCGGAAGAAGATGGCATGCAGCGTTGCACGACGTGCACAAGACGGCCTatgaggaagagaaaacTGGTGGAAAGCAGCAGCCCCAcaggccgccaccaccattACTGTCTCTCCGAACACGGCAGTgtcgtcgctctcctctcccgctTCCTCTGCTGACCCTCAACCGCGACGTCGTGCTTCGACGCGTACGGGTGTACCCATCTCGGCCACACGTGTGTGGAGGCATGGGGGCGGAACGATGAAGGACACACATTTGAAGGCAGTGGTGGAGACGGAAACAGGAGATCGCCAAACGGCGATGGTGCCGTGACCTCtcgagagaagagagagaaagtgaGAGGGACGGAGAACCCGATGAACATTGTGAGCGATGCGCCTCGGCGTACGCGACACGTGGACACGTACTTGTgtggatgggtgggtggCTGCGTTTACAGCAACGATGCCTTCGTCggtctctcgctctcacgCCTGCTCACCATCACGGACGGTCACACCTCTTGGtcaccgtctctctcctcctcgcaaCACACAGACGAacgcgcgcaggcacactCCTACACACAACGGCGAAAGCGaagcgcaaaaaaaaaaatgttcCCGTTTTGAAGGGCGAGGGAAGGTCCGCTTTACATGAACGCGCCGTCTGGCCATCGCACACGCTGACAGACATGAGCGCCAAGATACACGCGCCGCAATCGCAAGCATcaggggggaaggaggaaggggaagagagagctCACAAGCAACGTCTATCAGCAACCCTCAGCAAAGGAAAGAACAATGTGCAAAccgcaccgccgcaacgTACGCCAATCATGTGGTCCTGTCTAACATACATAAAGGGAGAGtgacagagagacacacacgcgcatgcgcacgaaTGCAGCCTCATTTCTCTCTTCTCAACGGCCACTAATGCGTGCTGGTGGCACTAaagagcggcgccgtcccCATCCCAGCAAGCCGAGAGGGGTTCTGCAACAGCAGGTTCACTTCATCGACGATCCGCAGGCACTCCGCCTTAGTGCCGAGATACTGCGTTTCCTTCTCCCTGAGACGCACGTAGTCTTCTAGGGAGAAGGTGGACTGCCACAGCATgcggatgcgctgctcctgtGTGGAGAGTGTGGCGAACACATCGCCCgcgtgcagctccttcttgCGCGCCTCGTACTCCGCCGTGAGCGCATTTAGCTGAACCTTCGACCCATCTCGTAGACGGGTGTAGTAGGCTAGCTGTGCGCTAAGCACCTTGCGCGtgtcctccacctccgcccgCAGCCCGTCCAAGTCGCTGAacttctccatctccgccttctGCTCCGCCATCTTGGCGCTGTGCgacgccagctcctccttgaTCTTCTTGTCGAGGTGCGCCACCTtgtccagctccgccttgcGCTCGAGCAGTTCCTTCTCCAGGCGCTGGTGGGTCTTCACGTCGTTCTGAATCTGGTCGCGCTTCGCATCCACCTGCGTCGTCAAGTCGTGGAGAGTGTCAGTGTTGTTCTCCGACGgcatctgccgctgcatctcGAGGGCTTGCGAGATGCGGCTCAGCAGGTCAGCAatgtgccgctgcgtctcggCAATCTTATCCAGCTCCGCTCGCTCCCTGTCGGGGTACTCGTCAATGAAGGTCTGCATCTCGCGGTCCTTCTCTTGCAGCTCCTGGAAAGCCTGCACATTTTCGCCGCTGAAattcttcacctcctcctccagcgcgctTTGCCGGGCACGCGACTCCTGCAACGTGTCACGGATGTCATTCAcctgccgctccagcacctcgATGT comes from Leishmania infantum JPCM5 genome chromosome 22 and encodes:
- the FPPS gene encoding farnesyl pyrophosphate synthase, whose product is MAHMERFQKVYEEVQEFLLGDAEKRFEMDVHRKGYLKSMMDTTCLGGKYNRGLCVVDVAEAMAKDTKMDAAAMERVLHDACVCGWMIEMLQAHFLVEDDIMDHSKTRRGKPCWYLHPGVTTQVAINDGLILLAWATQMALHYFADRPFLAEVLRVFHDVDLTTTIGQLYDVTSMVDSAKLDANVAHANTTDYIEYTPFNHRRIVVYKTAYYTYWLPLVMGLLVSGTVEKVDKEATHKVAMVMGEYFQVQDDVMDCFTPPEKLGKIGTDIEDAKCSWLAVTFLATAPAEKVAEFKANYGSTDPAKVAVIKQLYTEQNLLARFEEYEKAVVAEIEQLIAALEAQNTAFAASVKVLWSKTYKRQN
- a CDS encoding intraflagellar transport protein-like protein, encoding MRAASRSGVGTSAGPGRQVGDRSYYIGLIRPKIAELSAEIERLQEQEQLIDRNSSVLTQLQQKSKTLQDDIAKLKDTLADVNVAVENSSSLDLAALKEESTRLEKQNIARRKKVDDLFLAVKDTDAKTKATLQSLEEEIQQLDRRILNENQDYNSYKAIRDEAFAVSDMVLDRQHELRTLQAKQELLMANLAGDPDKKRAAEMLRGILRKRRESKELQSQCSLSVKEEQEKLIGQLKATRSDIEVLERQVNDIRDTLQESRARQSALEEEVKNFSGENVQAFQELQEKDREMQTFIDEYPDRERAELDKIAETQRHIADLLSRISQALEMQRQMPSENNTDTLHDLTTQVDAKRDQIQNDVKTHQRLEKELLERKAELDKVAHLDKKIKEELASHSAKMAEQKAEMEKFSDLDGLRAEVEDTRKVLSAQLAYYTRLRDGSKVQLNALTAEYEARKKELHAGDVFATLSTQEQRIRMLWQSTFSLEDYVRLREKETQYLGTKAECLRIVDEVNLLLQNPSRLAGMGTAPLFSATSTH